From the Patescibacteria group bacterium genome, the window CGGTGATTTAACTATAAAAAATATTACTAAACCAATAAGCTTTTCGGCTGAGGTAGTAAATCAGTCTGAAGAATTAAAATTAACAGCTGAAATCAAACTAGACCGTACTTTGTGGGATATCCGCTACGGCTCGGACAAATTCTTTGACAATCTGGCCAATAATGTCATCGATGACATTATTACTGTGACTTTGAATCTAACGGCTACTAAACAATAAATTACTAACTAGCTACCTTGATTAGCCCCCTGCGGGTAAAAATCTCCACGTGGAGATTTTTACCCGCATTTATTTTTACCATCAAACAAAGCGAATTAATGTTATAATTATTTTATGGAATTACTGGCTACTCTAAATTTAGATAATGCGACTAGCCAACAAATTGCTGGGCTTAAACCCAGGCAAGCCGCTCGGGCTGTAATTTTTAACAACCACAAACAAGTAGCTATTGTTAAAGTTAACAAAGAAAATTATTACAAAATACCCGGCGGCGGACTAGAACCAAACGAAACAATAGAACAAGCCTTGCTAAGGGAATGCCAAGAAGAAGCCGGCTACTCTGTTAAAATAGACCAACCGCTAGGACGAATAATTGAATACCGAACCCAGCACGGAATAAACCAAGAATCTTACGGCTTTATTGCCCAAACAAACGGTCCGCTAAAGGAGCAGCATCTGACAGAAGAAGAAGCCAGTCGTGACTTTAGGCTTATCTGGTTAAATTTGTCTGAAGCTATAAGCCTGCTAGAAAACAATCGTCCGACTAACTACTCAGGTACTTATATGCAGACTCGAGATTTATTATTCTTAAAACAAGCTTTTAAAATTAAAAACTCCCTAATATGAAACAAATAAAAATACCCATCCTTTGGCAAAGCTTAATTCAAGCAACCGGTTTGATAGTTTACATTGTTGGCGTTAGCTGGCTGTTACAAAATGGGCAAAGACTTTTTGGCGATGATAAAAATCTTATCGGCCCGATTGCCCTTTTACTGCTGCTGGTAATTTCGGCTTCCCTTAGTGGACTACTAGTTTTAGGTCGGCCTATAACCCTATATTTAAACAACTTCAAAAAAACAGCCTGGCAATCACTTGCTTACACTATTAGTTGGTTAATACTGGGACTAATTATCCTCCTATTGATTTAACCAACCAGCTTTCTACAACAACTTTCACCTAAATGAAAGTTATTGTTTATTTTAAAGTAGTTTATTAACTTTTTTTTTGTTATAATTATCTTATTATGACTAATAAAAAACCAACCAAATCTTATATCATCGCTGTAGATATGGGCTATGGCCACGAAAGAGCGGCTTACGCCCTTAAAGACTTAAGTTATGGTCCCTTACAAATCGCTAATAATTACAAAGGTATACCGCGGGAAGAAAGGAACCGTTGGAAAAACCAACGCGAAGGCTACGAAGCTGTTTCCCGCCTTAAAGCTTTGCCTGTGGTAGGTGATTTAATTTTTGAGGTCATGGACCAATTTCAAGAAATTGATCCTTTTTATCCTAGACGTGATTTATCCAAACCCAGCCTCCAATTAAAACAAACTTACAAAGCCATTCATAGCGGCCTGGGTCGGCATTTAATAGAAAAACTAGCCAAACATCCCCTGCCTTTAATAGCCACCTTTTTTCAGGCCGCTTTTACGGCTGAAGAAAACGATTACCCGGGTGATATTTACTGCGTTATTTGCGACGCTGATTGTTCTAGAGCTTGGGCACCGCTGGACCCCAAACGCAGCCGCATAAAATATTTAGCACCTAATGGCCGCGTAGTAGAAAGGTTAAAGTTATACGGTGTGCGGGAAGCCAATATTTTTTTAACTGGTTTTCCTTTGCCCAAAGAATTAGTGGGCGGCACTAGGGAAACAGTCATTAAAACCGACTTAAGCCGACGTATCCAAAATTTGGATCCTAATAATATCTTTATTGCTAAATATAATCGAGCCTTAGTAAGGCGCTTAGGTCGCAGTTGGCAAAAAAGAAACCACCAGCATCCTCTCACCTTAACTTTTGCCATGGGTGGCGCTGGGGCCCAACGCAATATCGGCGCCCAAATACTGCAAAGCCTGCGAGAAAAAATCCAACAGGAGAAAATCCGGCTTAATTTGGTGGTGGGTACCCATCATTCCGGTTTAAAATATTACCGAGAAATAGTTAAAGATCTTAAATTAAATCAACAACTAAACAAATACGTTAACATAGTCCATACGGAAAATCGGCATGATTATTTTAAAAAATTTAATAATCTACTCCATACCACCGACATTTTATGGACCAAACCCTCGGAATTATCTTTTTATACTGGTTTAGGTTTACCGATTATTATTGCCCCACCCATCGGCTCACAAGAACAATTTAACCGCCTGTGGCTAAAAACAGTGGGTGGTGGTATTACTCAAAATGATCCTAAATATACTAATGAATGGCTGTTTGACTGGGTGTATTCTGGTGGTTTGGCTCGTACTGCTTGGAACGGCTATATTGAAGCACCGACTCATGGTACTTACCGGATTGAATCGGTGGTTACCGGACAAAAAGTCGATTTACCGAAAATACCAATGATTGTTTAAAAAACAAACAACCTACCACCAGTTCAAAATTTTGAACTGGTGGTTTGATATTTATCCTTAGTAATATATTCACGCCAACAATTGGCCTACTTTTAATTGATTGTTATAATGTCAACACTATAAATAATTAACTCTAATAGTCTATGTTCAAAAAAATCTTCAATACTTTATTTATTTTAACTTTATTATTAACCCCTTTTTACCCACACCAAACCTTAGCCGCTAACCTTATCGTACCAGAAGAAGAAGCGGTTATTAACGCCTATCAAAAAATCCTACCGTCAGTCGTTAGTATTATTATTTCTGAACCAGCTACCAACTTACTAGGTGATATTTCCCTGCAAGATACCGGCGGCGGCACTGGCTTTATAGTAAGCAACGACGGCTATATTATAACCAATAAACACGTGGTCCTACGTAATAATGTTGATTACACGGTAATTACCAGCACCGGTAAAGAATACGTGGCCTCGGTTTTGGCCCGTGATTCTTTATACGACATTGCCATTGTAAAAATAGAAGGCAAAGGTTTTACGCCAGCCTACTTAGGCGATTCTGATAAAATAAGGATTGGTCAAACCGCTTTAGCCGTTGGTAATGTCTTAACAGAATTCCAAAACACCTTAACCCGGGGCATAATTTCTGGCATTGGCCGGACCATTACCGCCTCCGGCAATGGCTTAACCGAAACTATTGAAGGAGCCATTCAAACTGATGCCTCCATTAACCCAGGTAATTCTGGTGGCCCTTTAATTAACTTAAAAGGCGAAGTGGTTGGCGTTAACACCGCAGTTAACCGCTCGGGTGAAGCTTTGGGTTTTGCTATACCAATTAACCGCGGTCGGGAGGCTTTGGCCAATTTTAGAAAAAATGGTCGAATTGTTCGAGTTTTTTTGGGTGTACGCTACTTAATGCTTAATCGCAGTATCGCTCGCGCCTATAAAATACCTTATGACCAAGGCGCTTATATTATGATAAAAAATAATGTCGGCGAACCGGGTATTGTTCCTGGTTTGGCGGCTGATCAAGCTGGACTTAAATCTGGCGACATTATATTAACTATCAACGGCCAAAAATTATCCCTACAAAAAACTTTAGCCTCAATAATCGCTCAATACCAACCTGGGAATATCATAACCGCTAAAATACTACGGGCCGGGCGGGAATTAAACATAAAAATCAAACTGCAAGAACGCCTGCCGGAATAAAAAGAACCTGCTAGCACAAACCAATAATAAAATTCTCTAATAATTCTTGACCAAAAACAACTGAACCGCTCAACAGAAACTCCTGTTGAGCGGTTCAGTATACTACCCTAATAAGACTATTACCGATTAATATAATCTTTATAATCAGCTGTTTCTTTCCAGGCACTCCAAGGAATAACTGGGTGTACGGTTTTACCACCCCATTTAACCGCCTGAGTTAAGGCCTGTAAGGGATAGCCGCCATAAACATAAGCCTTAACCAAAATAAACCAATTCCTTAAGGCCGAAGCTGGAATACGACCGTTAAACACGTCATCCAAATGACCTTTTAAATCCTGGGCTTGATTTTGTTCTGCACCTAAATCCCGACAATAACCGCCATAAATATTATCTTTGGCACAACGTTCCTTATCAAAAGAAGGGTTAGGTAAACCACCTTCGGGCAAAGTACGAATAGTTAGATCCTTAGCTGTTACTGATTTACCAAAAACATCTTTAACTTGGATACGCATGGTATAAGTAGTGCCGGGCGCAAGTTCATAAACAGTCAATTGATGATCTGTTTGATAATAATCATCCTCCACAGCTTTACGGGTTTTTTGTTTTTTGGCGCTCAACTGAACACTACCTTTACTAGGACGGTTAGTGTGCCACTTCACTGTTACCGTATTCTGGGTTATCAAAGGATCGGGCGCGGCCAAAGGCGAAACCCTATCTATAACCAAACTAGCCTTATCATTAGTATCATCCTGAGCAGTGGTGAATTGCCTAATAGCGCTTAAGCCTTGATTTTTATCCTTATCTTTGGACAAAACTTTATAAAAATATTTAGTATTCTTTTTTAGATTTTTTATAACAACTTCGTGCTCAGTCACATTGCTTTTACCGCTGGATTTTTTGGGTTTCGCCAAATCGTCAGTTAAAGAATATTCCACTATAGAATCAGCTGGTTCATTAGTTTCCCAAATTATAACCGCCCAAGTTGCTCCCCAATGCAAAGCCCGCACCTTATCCACTTCGGGAATTTTGGTGTCTTTTAATTTTCCGGTTTTAAAAGTCTGGTTAAAAGACTCTATATAAGAACCCTCTGGTGTAGAAGCGCTAACTCTAAAATGATAAGTTGTCTCACTTTTCATGTTAGGTAATACGATTTCATGATAAAGCCTGGGTGATAAAGAAGAACCTATATAATAGCCATAAGAATCCGTTAAACCATAATCCACCCGCCCGCGAGCCGGCAAATTAGTATACCAGCTAATAACAGCCATATTGTCTTCCTGATTGTTGGCTTTTATTTCTACACTGACCTGGCTTAAATAAACCGGCTGAGCAGCCTGAGCTGATACCAAGCCAAGGGGATAAAATAAATTCAAGACTAAAACCGTTAAAAGTAATCTGATAAAAATTTTCATAAAATTCCTAACTAACTATTATTTATAACCATATATAATATAGCTTTTTTAAGCGATTGTCAATACCTTAATTAGTATAGCAAGCCCGGCCATAAGCTGATAGACTACAACATAGACTAATTGATTTTTAAATTATCAATAAAATATGATTGTCTTAGGTTTAGAAACATCTTGCGACGAAACTTCTTGGGCACTAC encodes:
- a CDS encoding NUDIX domain-containing protein, which encodes MELLATLNLDNATSQQIAGLKPRQAARAVIFNNHKQVAIVKVNKENYYKIPGGGLEPNETIEQALLRECQEEAGYSVKIDQPLGRIIEYRTQHGINQESYGFIAQTNGPLKEQHLTEEEASRDFRLIWLNLSEAISLLENNRPTNYSGTYMQTRDLLFLKQAFKIKNSLI
- a CDS encoding trypsin-like peptidase domain-containing protein; translated protein: MFKKIFNTLFILTLLLTPFYPHQTLAANLIVPEEEAVINAYQKILPSVVSIIISEPATNLLGDISLQDTGGGTGFIVSNDGYIITNKHVVLRNNVDYTVITSTGKEYVASVLARDSLYDIAIVKIEGKGFTPAYLGDSDKIRIGQTALAVGNVLTEFQNTLTRGIISGIGRTITASGNGLTETIEGAIQTDASINPGNSGGPLINLKGEVVGVNTAVNRSGEALGFAIPINRGREALANFRKNGRIVRVFLGVRYLMLNRSIARAYKIPYDQGAYIMIKNNVGEPGIVPGLAADQAGLKSGDIILTINGQKLSLQKTLASIIAQYQPGNIITAKILRAGRELNIKIKLQERLPE
- a CDS encoding fibronectin type III domain-containing protein; the encoded protein is MKIFIRLLLTVLVLNLFYPLGLVSAQAAQPVYLSQVSVEIKANNQEDNMAVISWYTNLPARGRVDYGLTDSYGYYIGSSLSPRLYHEIVLPNMKSETTYHFRVSASTPEGSYIESFNQTFKTGKLKDTKIPEVDKVRALHWGATWAVIIWETNEPADSIVEYSLTDDLAKPKKSSGKSNVTEHEVVIKNLKKNTKYFYKVLSKDKDKNQGLSAIRQFTTAQDDTNDKASLVIDRVSPLAAPDPLITQNTVTVKWHTNRPSKGSVQLSAKKQKTRKAVEDDYYQTDHQLTVYELAPGTTYTMRIQVKDVFGKSVTAKDLTIRTLPEGGLPNPSFDKERCAKDNIYGGYCRDLGAEQNQAQDLKGHLDDVFNGRIPASALRNWFILVKAYVYGGYPLQALTQAVKWGGKTVHPVIPWSAWKETADYKDYINR